A region from the Sulfitobacter sp. D7 genome encodes:
- a CDS encoding type 1 glutamine amidotransferase domain-containing protein, whose product MKILMVLTSHDELGDTGNKTGFWLEEFAAPYYVFKDAGADVTLASPKGGQPPLDPNSDSEDAQTEATRRFKDDDAAQKALASTKVLGDVDADGFDAIFYPGGHGPLWDLANDADSKRLIETFWASDRPVGAVCHAPAVFKDTQADGKPLVSGKRVTGFTNTEEEGVGLTDVVPFLVEDMLKKNGGDYSKGDDWASYVLVDGKLVTGQNPASSEEAAKEMLALLK is encoded by the coding sequence CCGGCAACAAAACCGGCTTCTGGCTCGAAGAATTCGCCGCGCCCTATTACGTCTTCAAAGACGCGGGCGCTGATGTGACCCTCGCCTCGCCCAAGGGCGGCCAGCCGCCGCTTGATCCCAACAGCGACAGCGAAGACGCGCAGACTGAGGCCACCCGCCGCTTCAAAGACGACGACGCCGCGCAAAAAGCGCTGGCCTCGACCAAGGTGCTGGGCGATGTGGATGCGGATGGCTTCGACGCGATCTTCTACCCCGGTGGCCACGGCCCGCTGTGGGATCTGGCCAATGACGCTGACAGCAAGCGCCTGATCGAGACCTTCTGGGCCTCCGACCGCCCCGTTGGCGCCGTTTGCCACGCGCCTGCGGTGTTCAAGGACACCCAAGCCGACGGCAAGCCGCTGGTCTCTGGCAAGCGCGTCACCGGCTTCACCAACACCGAGGAAGAGGGCGTTGGCCTCACCGATGTGGTGCCCTTCTTGGTCGAAGATATGCTGAAGAAAAACGGCGGCGACTACAGCAAGGGTGACGATTGGGCGTCTTACGTGCTGGTCGACGGCAAGCTGGTCACCGGCCAGAACCCCGCCTCTTCGGAAGAAGCGGCGAAAGAGATGCTGGCACTGTTGAAGTAA
- a CDS encoding Hint domain-containing protein, with protein sequence MPGIVINRLDEDPHETVHGIRDDTSSRGVDLDGARITLTYADGTTETLTWHATDPYTNGAAVGENTQMSFGYDWHHLETTKPLATMEIDLQPASSVFDTTTAPDDDPNGGSTPTSLEGFPFQVNADSRDLASDLEVTYTGIVNLAGSPPAGDLFTTMTVDFSALPEGGLVGSLDWKTDIDTMREEGDLVSTGVACFTRGTLITTDKGDLPVETLAPGARVLTQGNGYQELVAALRRSVGASELARNPKLYPIRISAGALGAGLPKRDLMVSRQHRMVARSGIVKRVCGAMAVLVAAIRLTELPGVHIDDRVAQVEYFHLIFKQHEVVYAEGAPSESFLLNAETIGTLSHAQREEFATLFPTLVAGDGFGASAHPIPPGAVQKRLIEKHKKNGRALLSV encoded by the coding sequence ATGCCCGGAATTGTAATCAACAGGTTGGACGAAGACCCCCATGAAACGGTCCACGGCATCCGCGACGATACCAGTTCGCGCGGTGTCGATTTGGATGGGGCGCGGATCACGCTGACCTATGCGGACGGCACGACCGAGACACTGACTTGGCACGCGACAGACCCCTATACGAATGGCGCGGCGGTTGGCGAGAACACGCAGATGTCCTTTGGCTATGACTGGCATCATCTGGAAACGACCAAACCGCTGGCCACTATGGAGATCGACCTCCAGCCCGCCAGTTCGGTTTTCGATACCACCACAGCCCCGGATGACGATCCGAATGGCGGCTCTACACCCACGTCGCTAGAGGGATTTCCCTTCCAGGTGAATGCAGATTCGCGGGATTTGGCCAGTGATCTTGAGGTGACCTACACTGGCATCGTCAATCTGGCGGGCAGCCCGCCTGCGGGGGATCTTTTCACCACCATGACTGTTGATTTCTCCGCTCTCCCGGAGGGTGGGCTTGTGGGAAGTCTGGATTGGAAGACCGACATCGACACGATGCGCGAGGAGGGGGATCTCGTCTCGACCGGTGTGGCCTGTTTCACGCGCGGCACCTTGATCACCACCGATAAGGGCGATCTGCCGGTCGAAACCTTGGCCCCCGGCGCGCGCGTGCTGACCCAAGGCAATGGCTATCAAGAGCTTGTCGCCGCACTGCGCCGCTCTGTCGGGGCGTCGGAACTGGCGAGGAACCCCAAGCTGTATCCCATTCGGATCTCTGCTGGGGCATTGGGCGCGGGCCTGCCCAAACGCGATCTCATGGTCTCGCGGCAGCACCGCATGGTTGCGCGCTCGGGAATCGTGAAGCGGGTTTGCGGGGCCATGGCGGTGCTCGTCGCCGCCATCCGGCTGACCGAACTGCCGGGGGTGCATATCGACGATCGTGTGGCGCAGGTGGAATATTTCCACCTGATCTTTAAACAGCACGAGGTCGTCTATGCCGAGGGCGCGCCGAGCGAGAGCTTCCTACTGAACGCCGAGACGATCGGCACCCTAAGTCATGCGCAGCGCGAAGAATTTGCCACACTCTTTCCCACCTTGGTCGCGGGCGACGGTTTTGGCGCATCCGCGCATCCGATCCCACCCGGGGCGGTGCAAAAACGGCTGATCGAAAAGCATAAGAAGAACGGGCGCGCGTTGCTATCGGTCTAA
- a CDS encoding alpha/beta hydrolase: MTLSLRQLLTGAAIGALVPATAFAEAHADKDKVVLQAQTQEFIDSLEGSTPINELSPEEARQVLIDTQTKADVEMPDASVEKMTLEIGPTGQTDVVVVKPADAGDEALPGVLYFHGGGWILGNFTTHERMIRELANQTGAAYVFVDYVPAPEQKHPVQLEQDFAVLKHVAENAADFGIDANQLALAGDSVGGQMVAVVAQMAKEQGGPDLDALAMIYPVTTADLTSGSYEEFADGPWLTKASMEWFWNAYLPEDADPMDPMISPLNYDTEALADLPPSLVITGANDVLRDEGEAFGAKLVKAGVETEGTRYDFSIHDFAMLNPIAGTPAPEAAIEQVSGFLKDHFSK; the protein is encoded by the coding sequence ATGACACTTTCCCTACGCCAACTGCTAACCGGTGCCGCGATTGGCGCGCTGGTGCCCGCGACCGCCTTTGCCGAGGCGCATGCCGATAAAGACAAAGTCGTGCTACAGGCGCAGACGCAGGAGTTTATCGACAGCCTTGAAGGCTCGACCCCCATCAACGAGCTATCGCCGGAAGAGGCGCGGCAGGTCTTGATCGACACGCAGACAAAGGCAGATGTCGAGATGCCCGATGCCTCGGTCGAGAAAATGACACTGGAAATCGGCCCCACCGGACAGACGGATGTGGTCGTGGTAAAGCCCGCGGATGCCGGTGATGAGGCATTGCCGGGCGTGCTTTACTTCCACGGTGGCGGCTGGATCCTGGGCAATTTCACGACCCATGAACGCATGATCCGTGAGCTGGCAAACCAGACAGGCGCGGCCTATGTCTTTGTCGACTACGTCCCGGCGCCCGAGCAGAAGCACCCCGTGCAGCTTGAGCAGGATTTCGCGGTGCTGAAACATGTTGCAGAGAATGCCGCTGATTTCGGTATTGATGCCAACCAATTGGCTTTGGCGGGCGATTCTGTCGGTGGCCAGATGGTCGCGGTCGTGGCGCAGATGGCCAAAGAACAGGGCGGCCCGGACCTCGACGCGCTGGCCATGATCTACCCGGTCACCACCGCTGATCTGACCAGCGGCTCTTACGAGGAATTCGCTGATGGCCCGTGGTTGACCAAAGCCTCGATGGAGTGGTTCTGGAACGCCTATCTGCCTGAGGACGCCGATCCGATGGATCCGATGATCTCTCCGTTGAACTATGACACCGAAGCGTTGGCCGATCTGCCGCCTTCGCTCGTGATTACAGGCGCAAACGATGTGTTGCGCGACGAAGGGGAAGCCTTTGGGGCCAAGCTGGTCAAAGCGGGCGTGGAGACCGAGGGCACGCGCTATGATTTCTCGATCCACGACTTTGCCATGCTCAACCCCATTGCGGGCACCCCCGCGCCCGAAGCGGCGATTGAGCAGGTGTCTGGCTTCTTGAAAGACCACTTTTCGAAGTAA
- the rplT gene encoding 50S ribosomal protein L20 produces MSRVKGGTVTHARHKKIIKAAKGYYGRRKNVFKVATQAVDKANQYATRDRKNRKRNFRALWIQRINAAVRSHDEALTYSRFINGLSLAGIEVDRKVLADLAVHEPEAFGAIVKQAQDALAA; encoded by the coding sequence ATGTCCCGAGTTAAAGGTGGTACAGTCACCCACGCGCGTCACAAGAAGATCATCAAAGCCGCAAAAGGCTATTATGGTCGGCGCAAGAACGTCTTCAAGGTCGCCACACAGGCGGTCGACAAGGCCAACCAATATGCAACCCGTGACCGCAAGAACCGCAAGCGCAACTTCCGCGCGCTGTGGATCCAGCGGATCAACGCCGCCGTGCGCAGCCACGACGAAGCGCTGACATACAGCCGCTTCATCAACGGTCTGTCGCTGGCCGGTATCGAAGTGGACCGTAAGGTTCTGGCCGATCTGGCCGTGCATGAGCCCGAGGCCTTTGGCGCGATCGTCAAACAGGCGCAGGACGCACTGGCAGCCTAA
- the rpmI gene encoding 50S ribosomal protein L35 — MPKMKTKSSAKKRFKVSATGKVIGSQAGKQHGMIKRTNKFIRNARGTTTLSEPDAKIIKGFMPYAR; from the coding sequence ATGCCCAAGATGAAGACGAAATCGAGCGCCAAAAAGCGCTTTAAGGTCTCGGCGACTGGTAAGGTCATCGGCAGCCAAGCTGGCAAACAGCACGGTATGATCAAGCGGACCAACAAGTTCATCCGTAACGCACGCGGCACGACAACACTGTCCGAGCCCGATGCAAAGATCATCAAGGGCTTCATGCCCTACGCCCGCTGA
- the pyk gene encoding pyruvate kinase translates to MRRLRNVKIVATLGPASETREVIAALHNAGADVFRLNMSHGSHEEIREKHRIIREIEKETGGAIGILADLQGPKLRVGVFEGDGPTLEEGASFRLDLDEAPGDAARVCLPHPEIFAALEPGASLLVNDGKIRLKVRDCGPDFADCEVVTGGVISNRKGVNVPDVLLPLAALSEKDRADLEFVCELGVDWLALSFVQRPEDVTEARDLVKGRAAILSKIEKPAAVERFEAILDVSDGIMVARGDLGVELPVQNVPPIQKRLVRKCRAAAKPVIVATQMLESMIESPMPTRAEVSDVATAIYEGADAVMLSAESAAGDYPLEAVATMDNVAQEVEADPTYTQIIESSRTADRTTVADGIVAAAREIAETTDIKAICCFTQSGTTALLTARERPRVPIIALSPLVNTARRLALSWGTNCIITDGHDRFKLAVLSAARAALSEGYAGPEDHIVVTAGVPFNVPGSTNILRVAPCDERLIYASDPE, encoded by the coding sequence ATGAGACGTTTGCGCAATGTAAAGATCGTGGCCACACTCGGGCCAGCCTCCGAAACCCGAGAGGTGATCGCGGCATTGCACAACGCCGGTGCAGATGTTTTCCGGCTCAACATGAGCCACGGCAGCCATGAAGAGATCCGCGAAAAGCACCGTATCATCCGCGAGATCGAGAAAGAGACCGGCGGCGCGATCGGCATTTTGGCTGACCTTCAGGGGCCGAAGCTGCGCGTGGGCGTTTTCGAGGGCGACGGGCCGACCTTGGAAGAAGGGGCATCCTTCCGGCTTGATCTTGATGAGGCGCCGGGCGATGCGGCCCGTGTTTGCCTGCCCCATCCCGAAATTTTCGCAGCCCTTGAGCCGGGCGCGAGCTTGTTGGTCAATGACGGTAAAATCCGTCTGAAGGTGCGCGACTGTGGCCCTGATTTTGCCGATTGCGAAGTCGTGACGGGCGGTGTGATCTCGAACCGCAAGGGCGTGAACGTGCCCGACGTGCTGCTGCCCTTGGCCGCCCTGTCTGAGAAGGACCGCGCTGATCTGGAGTTCGTCTGCGAGTTGGGTGTCGACTGGCTCGCCCTCAGCTTTGTCCAGCGGCCCGAGGATGTGACCGAGGCGCGCGATCTGGTCAAAGGCCGGGCGGCGATCCTGTCGAAAATCGAAAAGCCCGCGGCGGTGGAGCGTTTCGAGGCGATCTTGGATGTCAGCGATGGCATCATGGTGGCGCGCGGCGATCTGGGCGTGGAACTGCCCGTGCAGAACGTGCCGCCGATCCAGAAGCGTCTGGTGCGCAAATGCCGGGCGGCGGCCAAGCCGGTGATCGTGGCGACTCAGATGCTCGAATCGATGATCGAAAGCCCGATGCCGACCCGCGCCGAAGTGTCGGACGTGGCCACGGCGATCTATGAAGGCGCGGATGCGGTGATGCTGAGTGCGGAATCAGCCGCCGGGGATTACCCGCTGGAGGCCGTGGCGACGATGGATAACGTCGCCCAAGAGGTCGAGGCCGATCCGACCTATACGCAGATCATCGAATCTTCGCGCACGGCGGACCGTACCACCGTGGCCGACGGGATCGTCGCCGCCGCGCGTGAGATTGCCGAGACGACGGACATCAAGGCGATCTGCTGTTTCACCCAATCGGGCACCACCGCGCTGCTGACCGCGCGCGAACGCCCCCGCGTGCCGATCATCGCGCTGTCGCCACTGGTCAATACCGCGCGCCGTCTGGCGCTGAGCTGGGGCACGAATTGCATCATCACCGATGGGCATGACCGGTTCAAACTGGCCGTCCTCAGCGCCGCGCGGGCGGCATTGTCAGAGGGCTACGCCGGGCCGGAGGATCATATCGTGGTGACGGCCGGTGTGCCTTTCAACGTGCCGGGCAGCACCAATATTCTGCGCGTGGCGCCCTGTGACGAACGTTTGATTTACGCCTCCGATCCGGAGTAG
- a CDS encoding DUF1244 domain-containing protein, with protein sequence MPSQQEIELQAAAFRRLQKHLMEDRTDVQNIDMMNLAGFCRNCLSRWYQEAANERGIDMGKDEARELFYGMTMDAWKANYQTEAKDSQKEAFKAAFEENVGKG encoded by the coding sequence ATGCCCAGCCAACAAGAGATCGAACTTCAAGCCGCCGCCTTTCGCCGGTTGCAGAAACACCTGATGGAAGACCGGACCGATGTGCAGAACATCGACATGATGAACCTCGCCGGATTTTGCCGCAACTGCCTGTCGCGTTGGTATCAGGAGGCCGCTAACGAGCGCGGCATCGACATGGGCAAGGACGAGGCGCGCGAGCTTTTCTACGGGATGACCATGGACGCATGGAAAGCCAACTATCAGACCGAAGCGAAAGACAGCCAGAAAGAGGCGTTCAAGGCGGCGTTTGAAGAGAATGTCGGCAAAGGCTGA